One genomic region from Lysobacterales bacterium encodes:
- a CDS encoding acetyl-CoA C-acyltransferase, whose amino-acid sequence MSNRQIQDAYIVAATRTPVGKAPKGVFRNTRPDDLLAHALRHLVAQTPSIDRNQIDDVVVGCAMPEAEQGMNVGRIAALLAGLPVGVSAQTINRFCSSGLQAVALAADRIRLGEADLMIGAGTETMSMVPMMGHKVAMNPAIFKDENIAIAYGMGITAENVASQWQVSRDEQDAFAYASHQKAMAAIAAGEFKAEISPYEVTSRLPDLAGNTVRLKKLLVENDEGPRADTTVEVLGKLRPVFRAGGSVTAGNSSQMSDGAGAVMLASEKAIKQYGLTPLARFVGFAVAGVKPDVMGIGPKEAIPKVLRQAGLTADQLDWIELNEAFAAQALAVIKDLGLNPDKINPLGGAIALGHPLGATGAIRTATLVHGLKRRQQKYGMVTMCIGTGMGAAGIFEAV is encoded by the coding sequence ATGTCAAACCGCCAGATCCAGGACGCCTACATCGTCGCCGCCACCCGCACGCCGGTCGGCAAGGCCCCGAAGGGCGTCTTCCGCAACACCCGTCCCGATGACCTGCTCGCCCACGCGCTTCGCCACCTCGTGGCCCAGACCCCCTCGATCGACCGCAACCAGATCGACGACGTCGTCGTCGGCTGCGCCATGCCCGAGGCCGAGCAGGGCATGAACGTGGGCCGCATCGCCGCCCTGCTGGCCGGGCTCCCGGTCGGCGTCTCCGCCCAGACCATCAACCGCTTCTGCTCCTCCGGCCTGCAGGCTGTGGCCCTAGCCGCCGACCGCATCCGCCTGGGCGAGGCCGATCTGATGATCGGCGCTGGCACCGAAACCATGAGCATGGTGCCGATGATGGGCCACAAGGTCGCCATGAACCCGGCGATCTTCAAGGACGAGAACATCGCCATCGCCTACGGCATGGGCATCACCGCCGAGAACGTCGCCAGCCAGTGGCAGGTCAGCCGCGACGAGCAGGACGCCTTCGCCTACGCCTCGCACCAGAAAGCGATGGCGGCGATCGCGGCCGGCGAGTTCAAGGCCGAGATCAGCCCCTACGAAGTCACCTCGCGCCTGCCCGACCTGGCCGGCAACACCGTGCGCCTGAAGAAGCTGCTGGTCGAGAACGATGAGGGTCCGCGTGCGGACACCACGGTGGAAGTGCTCGGCAAGCTGCGTCCGGTGTTCCGCGCCGGCGGCTCGGTGACCGCCGGCAACAGCTCGCAGATGTCAGACGGCGCCGGCGCGGTGATGCTGGCGTCCGAAAAGGCCATCAAGCAGTACGGTCTGACCCCGCTGGCGCGCTTCGTCGGCTTCGCCGTCGCCGGCGTGAAGCCTGACGTGATGGGCATCGGCCCCAAGGAAGCGATTCCGAAGGTGCTGCGCCAGGCTGGCCTCACCGCCGATCAGCTGGACTGGATCGAGCTCAACGAGGCATTCGCCGCGCAGGCCCTGGCAGTCATCAAGGACCTCGGCCTGAACCCCGACAAGATCAACCCGCTGGGCGGCGCCATCGCGCTTGGTCATCCGCTGGGAGCCACCGGCGCGATCCGCACGGCCACCCTGGTGCACGGCCTCAAGCGCCGCCAGCAGAAGTACGGCATGGTCACGATGTGCATCGGCACCGGCATGGGTGCTGCGGGCATCTTCGAAGCCGTCTGA
- a CDS encoding TetR family transcriptional regulator, producing the protein MSLSQFSTKERLLSAAEQLFAEHGFAATSLRQLTACADVNIAAVNYHFGSKENLITEVFRRRFDELSARRLKLLHEAIARDPQDLEAILAAFIVPAMQIGMEGEGAAFVRVVARAYAEKNERLRQFLSDHYGHVLREFARAIQHCLPALPKQDLYWRLDYIAGALTYAMADFGLIRRQPGVSEQEHCALAADNLLRFAVAGLRAPPALG; encoded by the coding sequence GTGAGCTTGAGCCAGTTCTCCACCAAGGAACGCCTGCTGAGCGCGGCCGAGCAGCTGTTTGCCGAACACGGCTTCGCTGCCACCTCGCTGCGACAGCTCACCGCCTGCGCCGACGTCAATATCGCTGCGGTCAACTATCACTTCGGCAGCAAAGAGAACCTGATCACCGAGGTGTTCCGCCGTCGCTTCGACGAGCTGAGCGCGCGACGGCTCAAGCTCCTGCACGAAGCCATTGCGCGCGACCCGCAGGACCTCGAAGCCATTCTCGCCGCCTTCATCGTGCCGGCGATGCAGATCGGCATGGAGGGCGAAGGCGCTGCCTTCGTGCGCGTGGTCGCACGCGCCTACGCCGAGAAGAACGAGCGCCTGCGTCAGTTTCTCTCCGACCACTACGGCCACGTGCTGCGCGAGTTCGCGCGCGCCATCCAGCACTGTCTGCCCGCCCTGCCGAAGCAGGACCTGTACTGGCGCCTCGACTACATCGCCGGCGCACTCACCTACGCCATGGCCGACTTCGGCCTGATCCGTCGCCAGCCGGGCGTCAGCGAGCAGGAACACTGCGCGCTGGCGGCCGACAACCTGCTGCGTTTCGCCGTCGCCGGATTGCGGGCTCCGCCCGCGCTCGGCTGA
- the ndk gene encoding nucleoside-diphosphate kinase, with the protein MALERTISIIKPDAVAKNVIGEIYARFEKAGLKVVAAKMKHLSRKEAEGFYAVHRERPFFNALVEFMISGPVMIQVLEGEGAVAKNRELMGATNPKDAAPGTIRADFAQSIDANAVHGSDSLENAAIEIAYFFAATELCPR; encoded by the coding sequence ATGGCGCTCGAGCGCACCATCTCCATCATCAAGCCCGACGCGGTCGCCAAGAACGTGATCGGCGAGATCTATGCCCGCTTCGAGAAGGCTGGGCTCAAGGTCGTCGCAGCCAAGATGAAGCACCTGTCGCGCAAGGAGGCCGAAGGCTTCTACGCGGTCCATCGCGAGCGTCCCTTCTTCAACGCACTGGTCGAGTTCATGATCTCCGGCCCGGTGATGATTCAAGTGCTGGAAGGCGAAGGTGCGGTTGCCAAGAACCGCGAGCTGATGGGCGCCACCAACCCGAAGGATGCGGCACCGGGCACCATTCGCGCTGACTTTGCGCAGAGCATCGATGCAAATGCCGTGCACGGTTCTGACAGTCTGGAGAATGCGGCGATCGAGATCGCCTACTTCTTCGCCGCCACCGAACTGTGCCCGCGCTGA
- the bamB gene encoding outer membrane protein assembly factor BamB, whose product MRGAGRALCLSLLVLGLVACSGSRVSKRENIQPPAELVDFDATVEVERVWSRSLGEGEGRMGLRQRPVLGDGKLYFGTVEGEVTAIDVKTGQEVWSLEFEDLRFAGAPGFGEGTLLMTTLDGVVLALNPDTGAERWRAPVTSEVIAQPTIGRGLAVVRANDGRLFAFSITDGTRRWVFDRALPSLTLRGNSPPLIVDTALFVGYDDGSLVALRLENGSPVWEQPVSIGEGRTDLDRMSDVDGEIAFREGLLFAGSYRGQVVAFEAVNARPLWNREMSVYGGVVLAGDAVLAADDRGNLWSLDQRTGSAIWKQDALAHRWLSTPAYHAGYAAVGDVEGYVHWMSMDDGRFVARARFGKKALRGSPIVVDDLLIVTSTDGEIAAFRVR is encoded by the coding sequence ATGCGTGGCGCTGGGCGCGCGCTCTGCCTTTCGCTGCTGGTGCTGGGTCTGGTGGCCTGCAGTGGCTCCCGCGTCAGCAAGCGCGAGAACATCCAGCCGCCGGCTGAACTCGTCGATTTCGACGCGACCGTTGAAGTGGAGCGCGTATGGTCGCGCTCGCTCGGTGAAGGCGAAGGGCGCATGGGTCTGCGCCAGCGTCCCGTGCTCGGCGACGGCAAGCTGTACTTCGGTACCGTGGAGGGCGAAGTCACCGCGATCGACGTGAAGACTGGCCAAGAAGTCTGGTCGCTGGAGTTTGAAGACCTTCGCTTTGCAGGAGCGCCCGGCTTCGGCGAAGGCACCCTGCTGATGACCACCTTGGACGGCGTGGTGCTGGCCCTGAACCCGGACACTGGCGCTGAGCGCTGGCGTGCGCCGGTCACGTCCGAAGTGATTGCCCAGCCGACGATTGGCCGTGGTCTGGCGGTGGTTCGCGCCAACGACGGCCGGCTGTTCGCGTTTTCGATCACCGATGGCACCCGTCGCTGGGTGTTCGACCGCGCTCTGCCAAGCCTGACGCTGCGCGGCAACAGCCCGCCGTTGATCGTCGACACCGCCCTCTTCGTCGGTTATGACGATGGCAGCCTGGTGGCGCTGCGCTTGGAGAACGGCTCGCCCGTGTGGGAGCAACCGGTCTCCATCGGCGAGGGTCGCACCGATCTGGATCGCATGAGCGACGTAGACGGCGAGATTGCTTTCCGCGAGGGCCTGCTTTTTGCCGGCAGCTACCGCGGCCAGGTGGTCGCTTTCGAGGCGGTCAATGCCCGCCCTCTGTGGAATCGTGAGATGTCGGTCTATGGCGGCGTCGTGCTCGCGGGCGACGCGGTGCTGGCGGCCGATGATCGCGGCAACCTGTGGTCGCTTGACCAGCGCACCGGGTCTGCGATCTGGAAGCAGGACGCATTGGCTCACCGCTGGCTGAGCACCCCCGCGTATCACGCCGGGTATGCGGCCGTAGGGGATGTCGAGGGCTATGTTCACTGGATGAGCATGGACGATGGACGTTTCGTTGCCCGTGCGCGCTTCGGCAAGAAGGCACTGCGCGGCAGTCCCATTGTCGTTGACGACCTGCTGATCGTGACCAGCACGGACGGTGAGATCGCGGCCTTCCGCGTCCGCTGA
- a CDS encoding 3-hydroxyacyl-CoA dehydrogenase/enoyl-CoA hydratase family protein: protein MSQPLRIRKVAVLGAGVMGAQIAAHLVNAQVETLLFDLPSKEGDPSAIANKAIANLGKLSPAPLALPQLAGALVPANYDQHLPLLADCDLIIEAIAERIDWKKDLYAKVAPHVAAHAIFATNTSGLSVNALSEVLPEQLRHRFCGVHFFNPPRYMHLAELIPSAHTDQSVLDGLEGFLTTTLGKGVVFAKDTPNFIANRVGTMAMISTFYHTARLGLGLDVVDTLTGPGIGRPKSGTYRLADVVGLDTLGHVVRTLTESLKDDPWHAHYVVPAPLAKLVEAGALGQKSGAGFYRKQGKDILVLDIAKGDYRPSGEKPSDAVQAILAIKNPGEKLGALRASDDPQAQFVWSILCDLFHYSAYHLADISNSAREVDFAMRWGYGWKQGPFETWQAAGWKQVAEWIREDIAAGKTMSNAPLPAWVFDGRDGVHGNEGSYSASANSISPRSKHPVYARQAFPDPLLGETAKPGKTILENGAVRLWDGGDDIAVLSFLTKGNTVSDAVLAGVQEAIARAEREHKGLVIWQYSEPFSYGADLKGMAGFVQAGNINALESMIANFQATSMRIKYALVPVVAAVRGMALGGGCEFQMHTARTVAALESYIGLVEAGVGLLPAGGGLKELAVRAGQAGGDVFDNLKKAFEITAMGKTSTSALEAKAMGLLRQDDIVVFNAFELLHVAKAQVTALSESGYRPALPAKVPVAGDIGVATFKANLVNMLSGRFISEHDLEVSTRIATVLCGGEVDRGSVVDENWLLKLEREHFFALAQMEKTQARIGHTLTTGKPLRN, encoded by the coding sequence ATGTCGCAACCCCTCCGCATCCGCAAGGTGGCCGTGCTCGGCGCCGGCGTCATGGGCGCGCAGATCGCCGCCCACCTCGTCAACGCCCAGGTCGAAACCCTGCTGTTCGACCTGCCCTCGAAGGAGGGTGACCCCAGCGCCATCGCTAACAAGGCCATCGCCAACCTCGGCAAGCTCTCCCCGGCTCCGCTGGCGCTGCCGCAGCTGGCCGGCGCGCTGGTACCCGCCAATTACGATCAGCACCTGCCGCTGCTGGCCGACTGCGATCTGATCATCGAGGCGATCGCCGAACGTATCGACTGGAAGAAGGACCTCTACGCCAAGGTCGCCCCGCACGTGGCCGCGCACGCGATCTTCGCCACCAACACCTCGGGCCTGTCGGTGAACGCGCTGTCGGAAGTGCTGCCCGAGCAGCTGCGCCACCGCTTCTGCGGCGTGCATTTCTTCAATCCGCCGCGCTACATGCATCTGGCCGAACTGATCCCGAGCGCGCATACCGACCAGTCCGTGCTGGATGGCCTCGAAGGCTTCCTGACCACGACGCTGGGCAAGGGCGTGGTGTTCGCCAAAGACACCCCGAATTTCATCGCCAACCGCGTCGGCACCATGGCGATGATTTCCACCTTCTATCACACCGCGCGCCTGGGCCTCGGTCTGGATGTGGTCGACACGCTGACCGGACCCGGCATCGGTCGTCCGAAAAGCGGCACCTACCGGCTGGCGGACGTGGTCGGTCTGGACACCCTGGGCCACGTGGTCCGAACCTTGACCGAAAGCCTCAAGGACGACCCCTGGCACGCGCATTACGTCGTGCCGGCACCGCTGGCCAAGCTGGTCGAAGCCGGCGCGCTCGGCCAGAAGTCCGGCGCGGGCTTCTACCGCAAGCAGGGCAAGGACATTCTTGTGCTCGACATCGCCAAAGGCGACTACCGCCCGAGCGGCGAGAAGCCATCCGATGCCGTGCAGGCCATCCTCGCCATCAAGAACCCGGGCGAGAAGCTGGGGGCGCTGCGCGCCAGCGACGATCCGCAGGCGCAGTTCGTGTGGTCGATCCTGTGTGATCTGTTCCACTACAGCGCCTACCACCTGGCCGACATTTCCAACAGCGCCCGCGAGGTCGATTTCGCAATGCGCTGGGGCTACGGCTGGAAGCAGGGTCCGTTCGAAACCTGGCAGGCCGCCGGCTGGAAGCAGGTCGCCGAGTGGATCCGCGAGGACATCGCCGCCGGCAAGACCATGAGCAATGCGCCGCTGCCGGCCTGGGTCTTCGACGGCCGCGACGGCGTGCACGGCAACGAGGGTTCCTACTCGGCCTCCGCCAACAGCATCAGCCCGCGCTCCAAGCATCCGGTCTACGCGCGCCAGGCGTTCCCGGACCCGCTGCTCGGCGAGACCGCCAAGCCGGGCAAGACGATCCTCGAGAACGGCGCCGTGCGCCTGTGGGACGGCGGCGACGACATCGCCGTGCTCAGCTTCCTGACCAAGGGCAACACGGTGAGCGACGCCGTGCTGGCCGGGGTGCAGGAAGCCATTGCCCGAGCCGAGCGCGAGCACAAGGGCCTGGTGATCTGGCAGTACAGCGAGCCCTTCTCCTACGGCGCTGATCTCAAGGGCATGGCCGGTTTCGTTCAGGCCGGCAACATCAACGCGCTGGAGTCGATGATCGCTAACTTCCAGGCGACCAGCATGCGCATCAAGTACGCGCTGGTGCCGGTGGTGGCTGCTGTACGCGGCATGGCGCTGGGCGGCGGCTGCGAGTTCCAGATGCATACCGCACGCACCGTGGCAGCGCTTGAGAGCTATATCGGTCTGGTCGAGGCCGGCGTCGGCCTGCTGCCCGCGGGCGGCGGTCTCAAGGAACTGGCGGTTCGCGCCGGCCAGGCCGGTGGCGACGTCTTCGACAACCTGAAGAAGGCCTTCGAGATCACCGCCATGGGCAAGACCTCAACCTCGGCGCTGGAAGCCAAGGCCATGGGCCTGCTGCGCCAGGACGACATCGTCGTGTTCAACGCCTTCGAGTTGCTGCACGTGGCCAAGGCCCAGGTGACCGCGCTGTCCGAGAGCGGCTACCGCCCTGCCCTGCCCGCCAAGGTGCCGGTGGCCGGCGACATCGGCGTCGCCACCTTCAAGGCGAACCTGGTCAACATGCTGTCCGGCCGCTTCATCAGCGAGCACGATCTCGAAGTCTCGACCCGTATCGCGACCGTGCTGTGCGGCGGCGAAGTCGACCGCGGCAGCGTGGTCGACGAGAACTGGCTGCTCAAGCTGGAGCGCGAGCACTTCTTCGCGCTGGCGCAGATGGAAAAAACCCAGGCCCGCATCGGCCACACCCTCACCACCGGAAAGCCGCTGAGGAATTGA
- a CDS encoding helix-turn-helix domain-containing protein → MHEGAGAPERAVIGAETGATSLGARLRKRREAMGLDVTELAAQLKLRVQIIEAIEADRLDSLGAGVFARGYLSAYVKAVGLPTVVLDLLPVARTTAPNLVTHVKPRYGTLLGRYTSRLGHVFLTAAIVVPFIWMATSNQLPSQQATLTSLDVPVDAPETDSAAAAAGASSAHELPVMASLAPMFPAKPPGAELANAALPAAVLEAPTVPPASDTPVSAETLVLNLSADSWVEVSTADGEVLESALLRAGAERSFPLNAGLRVSLGNAGGVELRLNGEAIDVSPFRRANVARFRLAADGTLAPAIPAG, encoded by the coding sequence ATGCATGAGGGCGCCGGGGCGCCCGAACGCGCGGTAATCGGTGCCGAGACCGGGGCGACGTCCCTTGGCGCCCGGCTTCGCAAGCGACGCGAGGCCATGGGGCTTGACGTTACCGAGCTTGCCGCGCAGCTCAAGCTACGCGTGCAGATCATCGAGGCCATTGAGGCAGATCGTCTCGATTCGCTGGGCGCTGGCGTGTTCGCACGCGGCTACCTGAGCGCGTATGTGAAAGCGGTGGGGCTGCCGACGGTCGTTCTGGACTTGCTGCCGGTGGCCCGCACGACCGCTCCCAACCTGGTCACTCACGTCAAGCCGCGCTACGGCACCTTGCTGGGGCGCTATACCAGCCGCCTTGGGCACGTGTTTCTCACAGCGGCCATCGTGGTTCCCTTCATCTGGATGGCAACCTCGAACCAGCTGCCCTCGCAGCAGGCGACGCTGACATCGCTCGACGTGCCGGTTGACGCTCCGGAAACGGATTCGGCGGCGGCAGCGGCAGGGGCTTCGAGCGCGCACGAGCTTCCGGTGATGGCATCACTGGCACCGATGTTCCCGGCCAAACCCCCGGGGGCGGAGCTTGCCAATGCCGCTCTGCCCGCTGCTGTCCTTGAAGCGCCGACGGTGCCGCCGGCCTCGGACACGCCCGTTTCTGCCGAGACGCTGGTGCTCAATCTCAGCGCGGACAGTTGGGTCGAGGTCAGCACGGCCGACGGCGAGGTGCTTGAGTCCGCTCTGCTTCGCGCGGGTGCCGAGCGCTCTTTTCCCCTGAATGCCGGTTTGCGTGTCTCCCTGGGGAACGCAGGTGGCGTCGAACTGCGTCTGAACGGGGAGGCAATCGATGTTTCGCCGTTTCGACGCGCCAACGTCGCGCGCTTTAGACTCGCCGCCGATGGCACGCTGGCGCCCGCGATCCCGGCAGGTTGA
- the pilW gene encoding type IV pilus biogenesis/stability protein PilW — protein sequence MPRLEASLIAACVLALAGCAAGGGARKAEDSPNAIAAGNQVQMGRAYMQRGQLQIALERLTKALELDPRSTDAHTVIAVLYEEIRRPERAETHYRRAVELKPEDGSVNNNYGQFLCRLGRFDEADARFAKAIDDPFYPTPALVFTNAGVCRLKAGDLPAADRYLRSALEIEPSNPDVLLDLARLQVKTGDLLRARAFLQRHEAATTPGPDALELGVAIESGLGNTEAVERYRERLRSEYPDHETAPMLQGEPSIQ from the coding sequence ATGCCGCGGCTTGAAGCTTCATTGATCGCAGCGTGCGTGCTCGCACTCGCGGGTTGCGCGGCTGGCGGTGGTGCGCGCAAGGCGGAGGATTCACCCAACGCTATCGCCGCGGGCAACCAAGTGCAGATGGGGCGCGCCTACATGCAGCGCGGTCAGCTGCAGATCGCTCTCGAGCGGCTGACCAAGGCGCTTGAGCTGGACCCGCGTTCAACCGATGCGCACACGGTGATCGCCGTGCTGTACGAAGAGATTCGCAGGCCGGAGCGCGCCGAGACGCACTACCGGCGCGCGGTTGAGCTGAAGCCCGAAGACGGCTCGGTCAACAACAACTACGGCCAGTTCCTCTGCCGCTTGGGGCGCTTCGACGAGGCCGATGCGCGTTTCGCCAAAGCCATCGATGACCCCTTCTATCCTACGCCGGCGCTGGTGTTCACCAATGCGGGCGTCTGCCGGCTGAAGGCGGGCGATCTGCCCGCCGCAGACCGCTACCTGCGCAGCGCGCTTGAGATCGAGCCCAGCAACCCGGACGTCCTTCTGGACTTGGCTCGGCTGCAGGTCAAGACGGGCGATCTGCTGCGTGCGCGCGCATTCCTTCAGCGTCATGAGGCCGCGACCACTCCTGGGCCGGATGCCCTTGAGTTGGGCGTTGCCATCGAATCCGGACTGGGCAACACGGAGGCCGTCGAACGGTACCGTGAACGCCTGCGTTCGGAGTATCCCGACCACGAAACCGCACCGATGCTCCAGGGGGAGCCTTCGATCCAATGA
- a CDS encoding tetratricopeptide repeat protein: MSIEQMDEHERGERVRRWLRDNGNALIGGVAVGLFAFFGWEWYQNSQVQAQYDAANQFESLRKAVEADQAETIAEVAGGISSTFKDSPYIALAELQVAQTKLEAGDLDAASAALDKARAAAKEPLIAQIATLRLARVRVAQGQLDEALTLADTAKSDFPGLAAELRGDILKAQGKNEDAISAYQDALTHLDANQPSRGLVELKLADLGASAPQES; this comes from the coding sequence ATGTCGATTGAACAAATGGACGAACACGAGCGCGGCGAACGCGTTCGCCGCTGGCTCAGGGACAATGGCAATGCGCTGATCGGCGGCGTTGCCGTTGGCCTCTTCGCCTTCTTCGGCTGGGAGTGGTACCAGAACTCCCAGGTGCAGGCCCAGTACGACGCAGCCAACCAGTTCGAGTCGCTGCGCAAAGCCGTCGAGGCAGATCAGGCCGAGACCATTGCCGAAGTCGCCGGCGGTATCAGCAGCACCTTCAAGGATTCGCCCTACATCGCGCTGGCTGAGCTGCAAGTGGCCCAGACCAAGCTTGAAGCGGGCGATCTGGACGCAGCCTCTGCCGCACTCGACAAGGCGCGCGCTGCCGCAAAGGAGCCGCTGATCGCGCAGATTGCGACCTTGCGCCTCGCCCGCGTGCGGGTGGCCCAAGGCCAGTTGGATGAAGCGCTCACGCTGGCCGATACCGCGAAGTCGGATTTCCCGGGCCTTGCCGCAGAGCTGCGCGGGGACATTCTCAAGGCCCAGGGCAAGAACGAAGACGCCATCAGCGCCTACCAGGACGCACTGACGCACCTCGATGCCAACCAGCCCAGCCGCGGGCTGGTCGAGCTGAAGCTCGCTGACCTGGGCGCCAGCGCGCCACAGGAGTCTTGA
- the rlmN gene encoding 23S rRNA (adenine(2503)-C(2))-methyltransferase RlmN translates to MSEIPVRLETATPAVTAPVSPVERVNLFDLDRAGMERFFVEVLGEKRFRAHQIMKWMYHLHVTDIAQMTDVGKALRAKLEQHCDIRPPGVVFDKASTDGTHKWLLGMDSANSIETVFIPDKGRGTLCVSSQVGCGLNCQFCSTATQGFNRNLSTAEIVGQVWTASKHLGNKAHQNRKLTNVVMMGMGEPLLNFDNVVRAMSIMRDDLGFGLANKRVTLSTAGLVPMIDRLAEESDVSLAVSLHAPNDALRTELVPLNKKYPIAELMDACVRYALRKKRESITFEYTLMRGVNDRPEHARELARLMRRFANVVQYADAAKVNLIPFNPFQGTRFERSTEEDIRAFQKILLDHQVLTMVRRTRGDDIDAACGQLKGQVADRTRRQAEFRRKLETAGVGDAAA, encoded by the coding sequence ATGAGCGAGATCCCCGTACGACTGGAAACCGCGACGCCCGCCGTCACGGCGCCCGTGTCGCCGGTGGAGCGCGTAAACCTGTTTGATCTGGACCGCGCAGGAATGGAGCGCTTCTTCGTCGAGGTTCTCGGCGAGAAGCGCTTCCGCGCCCACCAGATCATGAAGTGGATGTACCACCTGCACGTGACCGACATCGCCCAGATGACGGACGTCGGCAAGGCGCTGCGGGCCAAGCTGGAGCAGCACTGCGATATCCGCCCACCGGGCGTGGTGTTCGACAAGGCGTCCACCGACGGCACGCACAAGTGGCTGCTCGGCATGGACAGCGCCAACTCCATCGAGACCGTTTTTATTCCCGACAAGGGGCGCGGCACGCTCTGTGTGTCCAGCCAGGTCGGCTGCGGCCTCAACTGCCAGTTCTGCAGCACGGCAACGCAAGGCTTCAACCGCAACCTGTCCACGGCTGAAATCGTCGGCCAGGTGTGGACGGCCTCGAAGCACCTCGGCAACAAGGCCCATCAGAATCGCAAGCTCACCAATGTCGTGATGATGGGCATGGGCGAGCCGCTGCTGAATTTCGACAACGTTGTGCGAGCGATGTCGATCATGCGCGACGACCTGGGCTTCGGCCTTGCCAACAAGCGGGTCACGCTGTCCACCGCAGGCCTCGTGCCGATGATCGACCGGCTGGCCGAAGAGTCCGATGTGTCGCTGGCCGTTTCGCTGCACGCGCCCAACGATGCGCTGCGCACCGAGCTGGTGCCGCTCAACAAGAAATATCCGATTGCCGAGTTGATGGACGCCTGTGTGCGCTACGCCTTGCGCAAGAAGCGTGAGTCCATCACGTTCGAATACACGCTGATGCGTGGCGTCAATGACCGCCCCGAACATGCACGTGAGCTGGCGCGCCTGATGCGTCGCTTCGCCAACGTCGTGCAGTACGCGGACGCGGCCAAGGTCAACCTGATCCCCTTCAACCCCTTCCAAGGCACCCGCTTCGAGCGGAGCACCGAAGAAGACATCCGGGCGTTCCAGAAAATCCTCCTCGACCACCAGGTGCTGACGATGGTGCGTCGTACGCGCGGCGACGACATCGATGCGGCTTGCGGCCAGCTCAAGGGCCAGGTCGCTGATCGAACCCGCCGCCAGGCAGAGTTCCGACGCAAGCTCGAAACAGCTGGAGTGGGTGATGCCGCGGCTTGA